A genomic stretch from Glaciecola nitratireducens FR1064 includes:
- a CDS encoding YcgL domain-containing protein: protein MLCAVYKSRKKADTYLYINKRDDFSEVPKVLLETFGTPQFVMLVPLNKPRNIGNIGIEKLNKNLKEKGFYLQLPPTEESLLSQHRRSKGLSEQPDKKF, encoded by the coding sequence ATGCTTTGCGCAGTTTATAAATCTCGTAAGAAAGCAGACACTTATCTGTATATCAACAAACGCGATGATTTTTCAGAAGTACCTAAAGTGCTTCTCGAGACCTTTGGAACCCCGCAGTTTGTGATGCTTGTTCCTCTAAATAAGCCACGTAATATTGGCAATATCGGTATTGAAAAGCTGAATAAAAACCTCAAAGAGAAAGGTTTTTATCTGCAACTTCCGCCAACAGAAGAGAGCCTACTCTCTCAGCACCGCCGCTCGAAAGGTCTCAGTGAGCAACCCGATAAGAAATTCTAA
- the rnd gene encoding ribonuclease D — protein sequence MNFEYIDTPEALSDFCERISAADALAIDTEFVRTRTLVPQLGLIQVYDGEHLGLIDPVALDDLSPFSDILVNPSIIKVLHSCSEDLDALWFNLKVIPSPLFDSQFAANLLDMGQTLGYANLVEKILDIHVDKGESRTDWIARPLSPEQLVYAAADVFHLLPVYRQIAEQVEELGQTEWVFAESEFLSLKKRAEIPVDLTYLSIKNNWKIGAQSRQALKEIASWRLQQAQKRDMAINFVLREQGMLEVAMKLPENKAKLFQLQTITPKEARIHSDILLELVQKALNTKPEDCPPRIQRLTDFNDYKKALASLKDVCEKLAQKHDTRVEVLASKKQLNQWLKWCWFEIDELDSIQLQPDIVSGWRRAIFAEELTRLFKADGGEFYALRSL from the coding sequence ATGAACTTTGAATACATAGATACGCCCGAGGCCCTGTCTGATTTCTGTGAGCGTATTTCCGCAGCTGACGCTTTAGCAATTGATACTGAGTTTGTGCGCACAAGAACATTGGTGCCACAACTTGGCTTAATTCAGGTTTATGATGGCGAGCATTTGGGTTTGATTGATCCTGTTGCGCTAGATGATTTATCACCTTTTAGCGATATATTGGTTAACCCTTCAATCATAAAGGTGTTGCACTCGTGCTCAGAAGACTTAGATGCACTGTGGTTTAATTTGAAAGTGATACCGTCGCCCCTTTTTGATTCTCAGTTTGCCGCCAACTTGTTAGATATGGGGCAAACGCTCGGCTATGCTAATTTGGTTGAGAAAATATTGGATATTCACGTTGATAAAGGTGAGTCCAGAACTGATTGGATAGCTCGCCCGCTTTCACCTGAACAACTCGTATATGCGGCTGCAGATGTCTTTCACTTATTGCCTGTTTATCGACAAATTGCCGAGCAGGTTGAAGAATTAGGGCAAACAGAATGGGTTTTTGCTGAGTCAGAGTTTTTGTCTTTGAAGAAGCGAGCAGAAATACCGGTTGATTTGACTTACTTATCGATAAAAAATAATTGGAAAATTGGGGCTCAATCGCGCCAAGCTCTAAAAGAAATTGCCAGCTGGCGCTTACAGCAAGCGCAAAAACGCGACATGGCTATTAATTTTGTGCTACGCGAGCAAGGAATGCTTGAAGTAGCAATGAAGCTTCCTGAGAATAAGGCGAAATTATTTCAACTGCAGACAATTACACCCAAAGAAGCGCGCATTCACTCTGATATATTATTAGAGTTAGTGCAAAAAGCATTGAATACTAAACCTGAAGATTGTCCGCCGCGAATTCAACGGCTGACTGATTTTAATGATTACAAAAAAGCCTTAGCTTCACTGAAAGACGTTTGCGAAAAATTAGCACAAAAGCATGACACGAGAGTTGAGGTTCTTGCTTCTAAAAAACAGTTGAATCAATGGCTTAAATGGTGCTGGTTTGAAATTGACGAATTAGATTCGATACAGCTACAGCCGGATATTGTAAGCGGCTGGCGCAGAGCGATTTTCGCCGAAGAACTAACGCGTCTATTCAAAGCTGACGGTGGAGAGTTTTATGCTTTGCGCAGTTTATAA
- the fadD gene encoding long-chain-fatty-acid--CoA ligase FadD, producing MEKVWLKHYDKTMQPEINVDNLSTILEIFESSVAEYANQTAFINMGHEITFEDLDVLSMQFAAYLQSQGLQKGDAIAIMMPNLLQYPIALFGVLRAGMTVVNVNPLYTARELQHQLIDANVKTIVIVENFAHTLAAVIDKTSVQEVLITSIADMLPAPKRWLVNFAVKYIKKMVPEFNLPQAKRFTHAMAIGENQTYSRPKVLPSDIAFLQYTGGTTGVSKGAMLTHQNMVANLEQVSGTLEASIAIGKDLVVTALPLYHIFALTSNCLTFLKYGCPNLLITNPRDMKGFVNELNKYSFAVITGVNTLFNSLLNTPGFADLDFSNFKFGLGGGMAVQRPVAEKWEKVTGTVLLEGYGLTECSPVVTVNPTNIKSYKGSIGLPVPSTDIKLVDDDGNEVADGEAGEMLVKGPQVMLGYLNRPEATEEILNDGWLSTGDIAKMDAEGFFYIVDRKKDMILVSGFNVFPNEIEEVAAMHDGVLEAAAVGIPHEVSGEVVKLFVVKKNDDVTEQQIIDHCKSLLTGYKVPKIIEFRDELPKSNVGKILRRELRD from the coding sequence GGCTGAATATGCAAATCAAACAGCCTTTATCAATATGGGGCATGAGATCACCTTTGAAGATTTAGATGTGTTATCGATGCAGTTTGCCGCATATTTGCAAAGCCAGGGTCTGCAAAAAGGTGATGCGATAGCGATAATGATGCCCAATTTATTGCAATATCCTATTGCCTTATTTGGTGTGCTAAGAGCCGGTATGACAGTGGTAAACGTTAACCCTCTGTACACCGCACGCGAATTGCAGCATCAACTGATTGATGCGAATGTCAAAACCATTGTTATTGTCGAAAATTTTGCCCACACTTTAGCTGCAGTGATTGATAAAACTTCTGTACAAGAAGTATTAATTACCAGTATTGCCGACATGTTGCCAGCACCAAAGCGATGGTTGGTTAATTTTGCCGTAAAATATATTAAAAAGATGGTGCCTGAATTTAACTTACCACAAGCCAAGCGCTTTACTCATGCTATGGCAATTGGTGAGAATCAAACCTATTCACGGCCTAAAGTGTTGCCCTCTGATATTGCGTTTTTGCAATATACTGGCGGTACGACTGGTGTGTCCAAGGGCGCGATGCTGACTCACCAGAACATGGTAGCTAATTTAGAGCAGGTATCGGGTACGCTTGAAGCTTCTATAGCGATAGGTAAAGATTTAGTCGTTACAGCACTGCCGCTGTATCATATTTTTGCACTCACCAGTAATTGCCTGACTTTTTTGAAGTATGGCTGTCCAAACTTGTTAATAACAAATCCGCGCGATATGAAAGGCTTTGTTAATGAGCTAAATAAATACTCATTCGCAGTTATCACTGGTGTAAACACGCTTTTCAATAGTTTGTTAAATACACCTGGTTTCGCCGACCTGGATTTTTCAAATTTTAAATTTGGACTGGGCGGCGGCATGGCGGTGCAGCGGCCCGTGGCCGAAAAATGGGAAAAGGTAACGGGAACCGTCCTGTTAGAAGGATATGGGCTAACCGAGTGTTCGCCAGTGGTTACTGTAAATCCAACCAACATCAAATCATATAAAGGCTCTATTGGCCTGCCAGTGCCATCTACAGACATAAAACTCGTTGATGACGATGGCAATGAAGTGGCAGACGGTGAAGCCGGTGAGATGCTTGTGAAGGGCCCTCAGGTTATGTTGGGCTATTTGAATCGTCCAGAGGCAACCGAAGAAATTTTAAACGATGGTTGGTTGTCAACCGGCGACATTGCAAAGATGGACGCCGAGGGGTTCTTCTATATTGTCGATCGAAAGAAAGACATGATATTGGTATCTGGCTTTAACGTTTTCCCAAATGAAATTGAAGAAGTCGCTGCGATGCACGATGGAGTATTAGAGGCTGCCGCAGTTGGTATTCCGCATGAAGTGTCGGGCGAAGTAGTGAAGTTGTTCGTGGTTAAGAAAAATGATGACGTTACAGAGCAGCAAATTATTGACCATTGTAAGTCGTTGCTGACAGGCTACAAAGTACCTAAAATAATTGAATTTAGGGACGAATTACCAAAATCGAATGTCGGTAAAATTTTACGTAGAGAACTGCGAGATTAA